DNA sequence from the Glycine soja cultivar W05 chromosome 18, ASM419377v2, whole genome shotgun sequence genome:
AAGCACCCTCCAAggtattagtattttcagtgacgGATCTAAGTTGGTTTCGGGGGTACACTTgtatctcttcattttttaaaattcactaaatttataaataaaattttattttatctatatttatataattgaactcactgattttattttttataatttgtcctCACTAACTTAAGGTCTTGGATTtgtaactaaatatttttatgaagattATTATTCGACACACTTCTCTCATGTCAACAACTTCACAAATGACATGTCCAGATTCATAACTTAGAAGCTTCCTGTTATTTCTACAATTCCAGTAAGCAAACAACCCAACACTTATTTGATTAATCAACTTTATGATCAATTTGGCATGCTCATCTGTGGAAAGAATTTTCGTAGATGGAAGCATTTGATTTGACACACCACATGTTGGTGTACATGAAACACAAGGAACAACAATGCTTTTCGGGAAACACTTTTTGATGGGGCAAAACTCTTGGAAGACATCAAGATCACCTCATGGCAATGGTTCTTGTATAAGAGAAGGAACAAAATACTGAACTTCTTCTCTTCCATAACCCCTTGCTTTATTTGAATTCATTTAGTTAGAAATTAATATAAGATACTTTTTGGGTTTATGTTGTCATACTATTATATGTATAGTGGACAAACATTTTTTGGTTGTACATTCACATTTATACCTCTTATACAGTCTTGCTGgctattaaaatataagaaattatactttgtgtttttaaaaaatactaattccGTAATATTTTATGAGTCAATTAGCATTTGTGGATTTTGTCATTTTGATTTGCCATTTTTTATGGTGTTATTCAAAAACCTTTCACGTTTGAGGAAAAAAAACCCACCTTTTATccgaaaataataaatattcaatttgcAACAGTGTGTCACAATCATAAGAGGtagtttattaaaattcaacggtcaaaaaagaaatatatggaaacaaaattacaaaaattaaataaataaaaaaaaaaccaaagagACAAATCAgacacatgaaaaaaaaatagccgTTACGAATGGGAGCCTGAAGTAACGTTCCAATTTTCTCTCCTCTTTCTCAACCCCTCTTCTTTCTCATTGCACAACCACCACCACAATATTCAGTGACACAacctttctctttcttcctccgATCGAAGCTCCCCCATTTTCCGATGGCCGCCGTAGCATCATCGCCAACGCCACTTGGGTCTCGATCCAAGGCTCAACAAGAACCATCCAAAAACATCGAGAATTTCGACcccaacaaacaacaacaaagcccGGTTTCGAAACCCTCTTTttcctctccttcttcttcgcCTCTCGTGAAATCAAAGAATCCTAATAAAGTCGACTATTTCTCCCCTAAGAACAAGATCCGGCAGAGAAAGTTCTTGGtggcaaagaagaagaaagagaaaaaggcaGAAGAAGAGGGTTCGGGTGCTGCTGCTGACTCTTGCAAGTGCAAAGCAAGTGGTGCAAATGCAAACGAGAACaacaagtgtgtgtgtgtggcttaCAACAACCTAAGGAAGTCCCAGGAAGAGTTTTTCAAGAACAATGATGATGGTGttgttgatgatggtgaagaagAGGGTTTTGAGAGTGTGgttgttgaagaagaaaaaggagaatCGTTATTGGGGAATGGTGAAGTGAGTGGTTTGGTTGTGAAGCGTAGGAGGGAGAGGTTGATGGAAGAGGCGAGGAAGAGTGTTCTTCCTCAAAGTGGGTCTGGGAAAGTTATGCATTTGGTGAAGGCATTTGAGAAGCTTCTCTCTATTCCCAAAACCAAggaggaagaagatgaggagggaTCTCAAGATCAAGAGAGGGTAGGGAAATGGGCACTGCCAGGGTTGCAGCAACAACAAGTTTCTGAGATTTCATTTTGCCCACCAAACTGTGTCCTCACATCGCAAAACCTTGGCTTGGATCCGGGGGCATCGGTTTCCTCTTCCTGGGATAGCAgccgtgcaaggtttggattcactttttagagaaaaaacaaCTTTTTATCTGCTATTCTCTAATTTTGTTTCCATGAACAAAGCATACAATTACTtagtattcttaattttttaagtattgtTCTCTAGTTAGATTAGAATTAGAGTTTCAATAGCTAACTTATGTTAATAACATTAATGAAAATCTTTATTATACAAATTAGTGATGTGAAACACCAATTCTGATTGGAGAAGACCCCAACTAGAGTAGTGAGTACTTAAGAAATTGCAtctatgttttgttttatttaacattATCAACTGAATAGACTTTATCATTGGTATGGTTCTTGAGATAGTTTTTGTAAAAGTCAGCAAACTTACTAATGGATTGTGATTGAATTGTCAGTACGTAGAGActatttacttttcttttttaattataagttaagttgtttttgagCATAGATTAAGATCCAAAACGCATTCATGTTTGATTTTAATTGATCCATTGGTAGTGTTAATTTCAGTGTTGTGTTAATGTTTGCTAACTTTTTATGTTTTGCAGCGTGTCTAGCAGGACTTCTACTGGGGGTCGAAGAAGCAGGAAAAATGTAATACTTGAGTAAAAGTTGcttttttattagaataagTTCAGTCAGAATGGTCAATGGTTTGAATAATTTTCATCAATCAGagtattgattttaattgaatgatTTATTTCAGAGCCTGGAATCATCAAGTACTTTTGGGAGAAGAAGGTTGAAAAAGAAGCAGCAGAAAGTCACTAGCCAAAAGCCATTCAAGCTAAGAACTGAGGTAATTGCTGgcaattgattggttgattggtcattttaaagttcatttttttattttataattattttttccaaacAATTTGGATAGTAGCATTTTTAATGGAATACTACTGCAGCAACGTGGCaagttaaaagaagaagaatttgtaaagaagatACAAGAGATGGCAGCAGTAGAAGAGAAGCAAAGGATACCTGTTGCACAGGGTCTTCCTTGGACAACAGATGAACCAGAGGTAAAGTTCATTTTGTTATGGATTGtgaaagtctttttttttctgttgcaTACGATTATGTTTGATTGTTTGTGTTCCAAAACTCATTATTCCAATGACATATTTTGTCCCATGTGGTTATGTTTGCAATTGCTATAATTGATTCTAGGCATTCTTTGGTGCCATTATTTCAGTGCTACTATGTTTTTGCTCCAAAACACACTCGTTTATCCAATGACAAATTTTGGTCTCGTGTAGTTATGTTTACAATTactataattgattacatggCATTCTTTAGTTCTACTATTTCAGTGCTATTATGTTTTTTGTGCTCCAAAACTGAAAAAAACTCTTTAATTCAATGATATATTTGATCCCATGTGTTTATGTTTGCAAATATAGAATTGATTACTAGGCATTCTTTGGTACTACTATTTCGGTACTACTATGTTTGTGCTCCAAAACACTTTAAACTCATTAATCCAATGACATATTTGGTCCCATGTGGTTATGTTTGCAATTGCTATAACTAATTACTTGGCATTCTTTGGTGGTTGGTGATACTATTTCAGTGCTTGGTTAAACCTCCAGTGAAAGAAATCACAAGGCCTGTTGACCTGAAGCTTCACAGTGATGTGCGGGCATTAGATCGCGCTGAGTTTGACCATCAGGTGCCTCTTTCACATCTCAttcatcctttttctttttctcattatAGCTTTACATGTTTTTTCCTATTATACTGTGACATTGTTTTTCCTAGTTTTGCCCAAGTACTTGTATTTTAAGGTCCTAGGGACAACTTTAACTGCTGAATTCATATACTAACCAATCTCAATGGAGTGTTATCTTCTGGATACTTGCCAAGTTCAATTGAGTTATCTTTTTGTATACTTGTTGTACCCGTTCTTTCCTATTATGCATTGTTTTTCCTAGTTTTGCCCAAGTACTTGTATTTTAAGGTCCTAGGGACAACTTTAACAGCTGAATTTCATATACTAACCAATCTCAATGGAGTGTTATCTTCTGGATACTTGCCAAGTTCAATTGTGTTATCTTTTTGTATACTTGTTGTACCCGTTCTTTCCTATTATGCATTGTATTGTGACATTGGTTTCTTAGGTTTTGCCCAAGGACTTGTCTCGTTAAGGTCCTAGGGATAATTTTAACAGTTGAGTTTGTGGACTAGTCAATCTCAATTGAGTTATCTTTCATTTTTGGAAGAAGACATGGATTGTAGGAAATGGAAACaaaattttgatgattaacaATCATGCAGGTGCAAGAAAAGTTGAGCTTAATAGAGCAATACAAACTGGAAAGGGAGAGACAACAGAAGGTGCACTGTTAATATCCCAGATATTCCTGCTTTGATTTTTACTCATGCTTCCTTTCATTAAATACTGATTTCCTGTATGTTACTCCTATGTGTAGTtggcagaagaagaagaactaaGAAGGTTGAGGAAGGAACTCGTACCAAAAGCACAACCCATGCCATATTTTGATAGACCTTTTATTCCAAGGAGGTAAGGACTGATTAACCAATAACCAGAGATTTAAAGTTGCACTTGCTTCTCTTTTATAAAATGGCTGTCTCATTTAAGTCTTTTTTGTATGCTCAAAGGTCAATGAAGAGTCCAACTATACCTAGAGAACCCAAGTTTTATAATCATAAGAAGATCAAGTGCAGCTTATCATCATGGAACGATATAAGCCCCTACTCCTCCTCCTGCCTTAATTAAGTTCCAAAGCTTATTTGTTGATGTGAACTGTGAAGTGAATAATATTCTTTCATCCCCTTACCCCACTTCTCTGAATAATCTTCAGTTTTGTATGCAGGCAACAAATTTAGTTGCatatgctctctctctctctctctctctttttgatCTTTGGTCTTTTGTACAGTGTTTGAAAGATAACCTGAGATATTGTCTTCCAAAGAACCATCAATTCACAGTGAACTAATTTAATTGCAAATTCTTCTCTTTTTGGCTTTGGTTTGGTAAGTGTTCCAAAGAACCATCAATTCACAGTGAACTAATTTAATTGCAAATTCTTCTCTTTTTGGCTTTGGTTTGGTAAGTGTTTAATGATTGTTTCGTATTTGCCAAAGAATAGTCAATAATCAACAAAAGGTATCTTACTTTTcataaaaacgaaaaagaaatagtatagcaggaggaaaataaactagaatgaaaaacaaaagcaaaacagCAGAAAATATATATCCTTATGAATTTTTGAGTTGCAAAAGCGAAACCATAATTATCATGCAGGCCCAAATCAAAACTTAATAATGGTCTCATTCTTCATTTTCCACTTGCATGGATAACAACTTAATTTTGAAGCCATTTTGATGATATTCCAGATGGCCTTTAGTAGTAAATTTTGATGATATACtagtattttgaaaaaattggaaGTACAGGCAAAAAGTGTTTtgaaatacacacacatattgCAGTATGTTTAGGACCAGTCTTTGATGAGAAAATATTCAAGCAGAGTATCCTTGAACACGTGTTGAGCAAACTTCGGTGTTGCATTTGCAAGGATGAATCTGATGCTCAAATCAGTTTATGCTGGATTAAGAACTGCGACTGCCTCATTGATATCGTACAAAGTTGTTATCACAGACAAGTCAATTATTGATGCAAGTAATGTATGGAACCTAATTGCATTTCGACAACAGTGGAAGACTCATTTTACTAATTGCATTGACCTTCATTTGAAAATACTCACCatatttgctaagagcttcttCAAATTATTTGAAGAAACAAGTGTTTTCACACTTGACATCTTTGTGGTAATTGATTTTATATGAATACTAGATTTTCAGAGAAACGATCGATGAACAATCGATTATGTGGTTTATCACTATTTTAATACATGAATGCTTAGTGAAGATGTCAAGTTGTTGTTGTTAAGGATATCAAATTCAAGCCTCATAAGAGTTTCAAAGATTCAACTCGTAGACTTATGAGAgtttatttcatataaaaataataacatatttataaataacatactaattattttaacattataataaagcaaaatagtaaatcattaattttacaaTAGTTAAATAATCAAGTCTAGTAATGTATCACTATTAGATAATAACTTACCAACGTGATAAAGCTCTTTGATTCAAGAACAACACACCAAATGAATGTATGTTGAACcctaaatgaattaaaaactattcaaaataacctatattttggttcaattttttaaacttgTTGACTCGCTGGCTTGATGATAAACTCCAAAGTTTAGAAATTTACATAGAATCTATCTAATCTATTCGAAGTttactaaaaaaagaatttctatATGAGTCAATTCTCAAAAGATAAATAGACTTATAAGAGTTAACCAATTAACTTTAAAAGTTTGATAATGATGATTCTTGATTTTGtctctt
Encoded proteins:
- the LOC114395465 gene encoding protein WVD2-like 4, which encodes MAAVASSPTPLGSRSKAQQEPSKNIENFDPNKQQQSPVSKPSFSSPSSSPLVKSKNPNKVDYFSPKNKIRQRKFLVAKKKKEKKAEEEGSGAAADSCKCKASGANANENNKCVCVAYNNLRKSQEEFFKNNDDGVVDDGEEEGFESVVVEEEKGESLLGNGEVSGLVVKRRRERLMEEARKSVLPQSGSGKVMHLVKAFEKLLSIPKTKEEEDEEGSQDQERVGKWALPGLQQQQVSEISFCPPNCVLTSQNLGLDPGASVSSSWDSSRASVSSRTSTGGRRSRKNSLESSSTFGRRRLKKKQQKVTSQKPFKLRTEQRGKLKEEEFVKKIQEMAAVEEKQRIPVAQGLPWTTDEPECLVKPPVKEITRPVDLKLHSDVRALDRAEFDHQVQEKLSLIEQYKLERERQQKLAEEEELRRLRKELVPKAQPMPYFDRPFIPRRSMKSPTIPREPKFYNHKKIKCSLSSWNDISPYSSSCLN